One Oncorhynchus kisutch isolate 150728-3 linkage group LG13, Okis_V2, whole genome shotgun sequence DNA window includes the following coding sequences:
- the LOC109902154 gene encoding complement C3 — protein MEREGTITHRESAVEMWVGNLLCLAALAVALSLPTLSDGAALQVLSAPNLLRVGSNENIFVESQDHAGGPLNVKIMVKNHPTQSKELVSKSVVLDQANNFQAMAQLVIPEGDHFVDDPKQKQYVVLQAQFPDRLLEKVVLVSFQSGYIFIQTDKTIYTPASTVHYRVFSMTPGLEPLTREIFEDQEVAKNKEIAVSVEIMTPENITIFREIVNPDKGVKSGQFKLPDIVSFGTWHVVTRFQSTPQKTFSSEFEVKEYVLPSFEVSLTPAKAFFYVDDNDLTVDITARYLYGKEVTGTGYVVFGVITTDNEKKSFPASLQRVEIKDGKGVACLKKEHITQTFPKIHDLVKQSIFVSVSVLTEGGGEMVEAEKRGIQIVTSPYTILFKRTPKYFKPGMPFDVSVYITNPDNSPAIGVEVEVTPGNAKGVTRANGFAKIPLNTVASARELVITVKTKDPAILDNRQAEATMKALPYRTSTSNLLHVGVDSNELKIGDPIKIDLNLGPTTIQNHDLTYMFLSRGQLVKVGRFKRQGNALVTLSVPVSKELLPSFRIVAYYHVGAADLVADSVWVDIKVSCMGSLKVTSTRPKASYEPRRAFSLTITGDPGAKVGLVAVDKGVYVLNSKHRLTQAKIWDTIEKHDTGCTAGGGADNLGVFYDAGLVFETNTAKGTGIRTDPSCPVSSRRRRAVTISDVITSMASKYNGLAKECCVDGMRDNTMGYTCDRRAQYITDGDVCVKAFLVCCTEMASKKIESKQDALLLSRSEEEDDDAYMRSEDIVSRSQFPESWMWEDTNLPECSAQNKHCESTSVIRNNFLKDSITTWQITAISLSKTHGICVADPFEMIVLKEFFIDLKLPYSAVRNEQLEVKAILHNYSEDPIIVRVELMENGEVCSSASKKGKYRQEVNMDPMSTRVVPYVIIPMKLGLHSIEVKASVKNSGSNDGVKRDLRVVAEGVLVKKETNVLLNPAKHGGKQTSHIPSGVPQNQVPNSDADTLISVTAGEQTSVLVEQAISGDSLGSLIVQPVGCGEQNMIYMTLPVIATHYLDNTKKWEDIGLDKRNTAIKYINIGYQRELAYRKEDGSYAAWISRQSSTWLTAYVVKVFAMSSTLISVQENVLCTAVKWLILNTQQPDGIFNEFAPVIHAEMTGNVRGSDNDASMTAFVLIAMQEASSVCEQSVNSLPGSMAKAVAYLEKRLPHLTNPYAVAMTSYALANAGKPNKETLLKFASPQLDHWPVPGGYQYTLEATSYALLALVKVKAFEEAGPIVRWLNKQKKVGGGYGSTQSTIMVFQAVAEYWSHVKDLKDFDLNINLEVAGRASATKWSINNKNQFHTRTDKVNSIDKDLTVKASGNGEATLSVVTLYYALPEEKDSDCESFDLSVTLTKMDKTSHEDAKESFMLTIEVLYKNSERDATMSILDIGLLTGFIVDTDDLNQLSKGRERYIEKFEMDKVLSERGSLILYLDKVSHKLEDRISFKIHRVQEVGVLQPAAVSVYEYYNQKRCVKFYHPQREGGTLSRLCLGDVCTCAEESCSMQKKGEPDVQRIDKACGAGLDYVYKATVVDSKLTTHTDTYTVKIDLVIKPGTDEGVEGKNRDFMGLAYCREALGLMQGKTYMIMGKSEDLHRVEDKGLLQYKYVLGEQTWIEYWPSQQECTSRDYREVCLGIDEFINQITTFGCPV, from the coding sequence GTTAAGATCATGGTGAAGAACCACCCTACGCAGAGCAAAGAGCTAGTCTCTAAATCAGTGGTTCTGGATCAAGCAAACAACTTCCAGGCTATGGCACAACTGGTCATCCCAGAGGGGGACCACTTTGTGGATGACCCCAAGCAGAAGCAGTATGTGGTCCTGCAGGCCCAGTTCCCTGACCGCCTCCTGGAGAAGGTTGTCCTGGTCTCCTTCCAGTCTGGATACATCTTCATCCAGACTGACAAGACCATTTACACTCCGGCCAGCACCGTCCACTACAGAGTGTTCTCTATGACTCCTGGCCTGGAACCTCTGACCAGGGAGATATTTGAGGACCAGGAGGTCGCCAAGAACAAAGAGATCGCAGTCTCTGTGGAGATCATGACTCCTGAAAACATCACCATCTTCAGGGAGATCGTCAACCCAGACAAGGGAGTCAAATCTGGACAGTTCAAACTCCCTGACATCGTCAGTTTCGGGACATGGCATGTGGTCACGAGGTTCCAGAGCACACCTCAAAAGACCTTCTCATCTGAATTTGAGGTCAAGGAGTATGTTCTGCCCAGCTTCGAGGTTAGTCTGACCCCAGCTAAAGCCTTCTTCTACGTCGATGACAATGACCTGACTGTTGACATCACTGCCAGGTATCTATACGGTAAGGAAGTGACAGGGACAGGCTATGTGGTGTTTGGTGTCATCACAACAGATAACGAGAAAAAGAGTTTCCCTGCCTCTCTGCAGCGAGTAGAGATCAAAGACGGTAAAGGAGTGGCTTGTCTGAAAAAGGAACACATCACACAGACTTTCCCCAAAATCCATGATCTGGTCAAACAGTCCATCTTCGTATCAGTCAGCGTGTTAACAGAGGGTGGGGGTGAAATGGtagaggcagagaagagagggatccaGATTGTCACTTCGCCATACACCATCCTCTTCAAGAGAACGCCCAAATACTTCAAACCTGGCATGCCCTTTGACGTCTCTGTTTACATTACGAATCCCGACAACTCTCCAGCCATTGGAGTGGAGGTTGAGGTGACTCCAGGTAATGCTAAAGGGGTGACCAGGGCCAACGGTTTTGCAAAAATACCACTTAACACTGTGGCATCAGCCAGAGAGCTGGTAATCACTGTGAAGACCAAGGACCCGGCGATCCTCGACAACAGACAGGCGGAGGCCACCATGAAGGCTCTCCCCTACAGAACTTCCACCAGCAACTTGCTCCATGTCGGGGTTGACTCTAATGAGCTGAAGATAGGAGACCCCATTAAGATCGATCTGAACCTGGGACCCACCACCATACAAAACCATGACCTTACATACATGTTCCTGAGTAGAGGTCAGCTGGTGAAAGTGGGCCGATTTAAAAGACAGGGCAACGCgctggtaacactgtcagtgCCTGTCTCCAAGGAGCTGCTTCCGTCGTTCCGCATCGTAGCGTACTACCATGTGGGAGCAGCTGACCTGGTGGCAGACTCTGTCTGGGTTGACATCAAGGTCTCCTGCATGGGCTCACTGAAAGTGACATCCACCAGGCCCAAGGCATCCTATGAGCCTCGTAGGGCTTTCAGTCTGACCATCACTGGAGACCCGGGAGCTAAAGTAGGACTGGTGGCTGTAGACAAGGGAGTCTACGTTCTCAACAGCAAACACCGTCTCACACAGGCCAAGATCTGGGACACCATAGAGAAGCATGATACAGGCTGTACAGCTGGAGGGGGAGCAGACAATCTGGGGGTGTTCTACGATGCTGGTCTGGTATTTGAGACCAACACTGCTAAAGGGACTGGGATCAGAACAGACCCCAGCTGTCCTGTTAGTTCTAGGCGGAGACGAGCAGTGACCATCAGTGACGTCATCACTAGTATGGCCAGTAAGTACAATGGTCTGGCCAAGGAGTGTTGTGTGGACGGGATGAGGGACAACACCATGGGATATACCTGTGACAGacgggcccagtacatcacagatGGGGACGTCTGTGTCAAAGCCTTCCTTGTCTGCTGCACTGAGATGGCCTCCAAGAAGATAGAATCCAAACAGGATGCACTGCTGCTCTCACGcagtgaggaggaggatgatgatgcgTACATGCGGTCTGAAGACATTGTGTCTCGTAGTCAGTTCCCTGAAAGCTGGATGTGGGAGGACACCAATCTTCCTGAATGCTCTGCCCAAAACAAGCACTGTGAGTCCACATCTGTAATAAGGAACAACTTCTTAAAGGATTCCATCACCACCTGGCAAATAACAGCCATCAGCCTGTCTAAAACTCATGGTATCTGTGTGGCAGATCCGTTTGAGATGATAGTTCTAAAGGAGTTCTTCATCGACCTCAAGCTGCCCTACTCAGCCGTCCGCAATGAACAGTTGGAGGTCAAAGCAATCCTCCACAACTACAGCGAAGACCCCATCATTGTGCGTGTGGAGCTGATGGAGAACGGTGAGGTGTGCAGCTCGGCAAGCAAGAAGGGTAAGTACAGGCAGGAAGTGAACATGGACCCCATGTCCACCCGGGTTGTCCCCTATGTCATCATCCCTATGAAGCTGGGCTTGCACTCCATTGAGGTCAAGGCATCTGTGAAAAACTCCGGCAGCAATGACGGGGTGAAGAGGGATCTGCGCGTTGTGGCTGAGGGAGTACTGGTCAAGAAGGAAACCAACGTACTCCTGAACCCGGCTAAACATGGTGGTAAGCAGACGTCACACATACCCAGTGGAGTGCCCCAAAACCAGGTGCCAAACTCTGATGCTGACACACTGATCAGTGTGACAGCTGGAGAGCAGACCAGTGTGCTGGTGGAGCAGGCCATCAGTGGAGACTCTCTGGGCAGTCTGATAGTTCAGCCAGTCGGGTGTGGGGAACAGAACATGATCTACATGACCCTGCCTGTCATTGCTACACACTACTTGGACAACACCAAAAAGTGGGAGGATATTGGCCTGGACAAACGGAACACAGCCATCAAGTACATCAACATTGGTTACCAACGTGAGCTGGCCTACCGTAAAGAAGATGGCTCCTACGCTGCCTGGATCAGCAGACAGAGCAGCACCTGGCTGACAGCATACGTGGTGAAGGTGTTTGCCATGTCCAGTACATTAATCAGTGTTCAGGAAAACGTGCTCTGTACTGCCGTCAAGTGGCTGATCCTGAACACACAACAGCCAGATGGCATCTTCAATGAGTTTGCTCCTGTCATTCATGCAGAGATGACGGGTAACGTGAGGGGATCAGACAATGACGCCTCCATGACAGCTTTTGTTCTCATCGCCATGCAGGAAGCAAGCTCAGTGTGTGAGCAGTCTGTCAACAGCCTACCAGGCAGTATGGCTAAGGCAGTAGCGTACCTCGAGAAGCGTCTGCCCCACCTGACTAACCCTTATGCTGTAGCTATGACCTCCTATGCTCTGGCCAATGCAGGGAAACCTAACAAGGAGACCCTACTGAAGTTCGCCTCTCCACAGCTGGACCACTGGCCAGTCCCTGGTGGTTACCAGTACACGCTGGAGGCCACCTCGTACGCCCTGCTTGCCCTGGTCAAGGTGAAGGCCTTCGAAGAAGCCGGTCCCATAGTCAGGTGGCTCAACAAGCAGAAGAAGGTGGGAGGGGGATACGGATCCACACAGTCCACCATCATGGTGTTCCAGGCTGTGGCTGAGTATTGGAGCCACGTGAAGGACCTGAAAGACTTTGACTTGAACATCAACCTAGAGGTGGCCGGCAGGGCATCAGCCACCAAGTGGTCCATCAACAACAAGAACCAGTTCCACACTCGTACAGACAAGGTCAACTCCATAGACAAGGACTTGACTGTAAAAGCCTCAGGAAATGGTGAGGCGACCTTGTCGGTGGTGACATTGTACTATGCCCTGCCAGAGGAAAAGGACAGTGACTGTGAAAGCTTTGACCTCTCTGTCACCCTCACAAAGATGGACAAAACAAGTCACGAGGATGCCAAGGAGTCATTTATGCTGACTATTGAGGTGTTGTATAAGAACTCAGAGAGAGATGCGACCATGTCTATTCTGGACATCGGCTTGCTGACCGGCTTCATTGTGGATACAGACGATCTGAATCAGTTGTCCAAGGGTAGGGAGCGCTACATAGAGAAGTTTGAGATGGACAAAGTTCTGTCTGAAAGAGGATCTCTCATCCTATATCTGGACAAGGTGTCTCATAAGTTAGAAGACAGAATATCCTTTAAGATTCACAGAGTGCAGGAAGTGGGAGTTCTACAGCCAGCTGCCGTCTCTGTATATGAATACTACAACCAGAAGCGCTGTGTGAAGTTCTACcacccacagagggagggtggtaCTCTGAGCAGACTGTGTCTTGGAGACGTGTGCACGTGTGCGGAAGAGAGCTGCAGTATGCAGAAGAAAGGTGAGCCAGATGTCCAACGCATAGACAAAGCTTGCGGCGCGGGACTGGATTACGTTTACAAAGCCACGGTGGTGGACTCGAAGctgaccacacacacagatacttacACCGTGAAGATCGATTTGGTCATCAAGCCAGGTACTGACGAGGGAGTGGAGGGGAAGAATCGTGACTTCATGGGACTGGCTTACTGTAGAGAAGCTCTGGGTCTAATGCAGGGGAAAACATACATGATTATGGGGAAGTCTGAAGACCTGCACAGAGTGGAGGATAAAGGACTGTTGCAGTACAAGTATGTCTTAGGTGAACAGACATGGATAGAGTACTGGCCCTCACAACAAGAGTGCACATCCAGAGACTACAGAGAAGTCTGTCTGGGCATTGATGAGTTCATCAACCAGATCACAACCTTCGGCTGCCCTGTTTAG